The window CAAACAAGACAACAGTTACTTTTCCCCTGTAAAATTCGCCCAAGCAGAAAATGATAGTTCTTTTTTTGTGTacattattttgtatttttatatttttttaggTTTGTGCATGATTTATTTAGGCAAGAGACACCCTAGAATTGCCACTTGGAATGAAGCTAAATCGGTTTTCAGTCGTGATTTGGTCAGAAACCATATTAGGGAAATCAAATTACAGCTTTCGGAGAGAAATGGAATCTAATCAATTGGTCCTGAAAGACGACCGGAGTATTGATGGGAGGACTTCAAAGTTTTCTGCAGGCTGGGTTAGTTACTAATTACATTGTGGATCTCGGTTCTTATCGGTCCTCCACTGTCTTTATCGAAGCGCATCTTACAGGACTGAAACAAACATGATCAAGGCGCTTTTATTGCGCGATTACTGCGCACAAATATTTGCCccccacaacaacaaaaaaaaagacagacgtGCGAGGAGCTGAGGACACTGAAACacgaaaataaaataataaaatgctgTAAAAAGAACACATTTTAATTCTTGGAATGGAAGGAGTGGCTGCTCAGGAAGACGCACAAGCAGGAAACGGCCCAACGCGAAGGAAGAGAATCTTCAGATCCCTTCAGACTCACAGAAACTGTCTCATTATGTATACTGTGACACAAATGTTGAGGGGAAAAGGGTAAATAGTCAATACACGTAGAGTAGTGACAGTTATTGTGACCTTAGATTTGGAATGGGACACGAAGCattgatttttgtctttaatgatCACCGTGTATAACACGACACCATTACCTCTGTGGTTTCAATGAATATGTGTCTTTATGCACATTATGCAGACAATACACGCCATTATGGTGACGTCTGCAATACACGGACAGGCTGAGGTGAATTCATCTGCACCTGCGAGGCTTTGTCCCTGCAGACGAGTCGCTTATGAGCCCTCTTTGAAACACAAATAGTGTATTAAAGGTCCGGAGAGGGTTAATACACACCTGCCTTCGGGGGCATGTTTCAGTTTGGACCAAGGGTTGGTCCTAATCAAAAATCCAATCAGTGCATTGACATTGGCAAATTCAATAGCAGGATTGATTGAGTTATGTTGTTTGCGCTGACAAATACGCGCGCACCGACTGAAGTTCTGAGAGACGAGATAAGGCAGGAAAAATCCATGTGAGCGCAGTGAATCCATCTCTTTGGGCTTATAAAGTGGAATAACTGACTGGAATAAGCACGGAGTTAGCTGGTGTTTGtccagggagggagggtggcTCCTTTGACGCGATGTTGGAGTGAATCCACATCTGCGGCGTGAAACGCGACGCATGCGCCAATGCGCTGCGAAGAAGCACTAATGGATTGAATCAATTAGCTTGAACGACGCAGCGTGAATACAATAACGTTTAGTTTCGGCTGAGCTTTGACTTAAGTCGGACAAATATTAGACGGTCTTTATGGataaatgtctgtgtagattctcaatcatccaggtcattgtatccaaggtagttttctatgtcaagaaacccagtccagttgacatagaaaactaccttggatacttTATAAACCCTTCGACGATTTaagtgtgtgagggggggggagtaGAGTTTCTTTGAATATTTGCACCGAAATGACATAGAAAATGTGACCTTTTTTGTAGAAAAGAAGGCACAATTTGTGGTTTATTCCATCTCTTATAATGATTCCTAATCTATGAGGTGACACGGGGGTATCACTGCATTGTCTCATGGCCAAACTAGCTGAATGGCCTCTGTGCTTCCTCAATGGGGATTGTCCTCATGATTACTGATCACAATGTGCCATTGTACTGAACAGAACTCATATATGGgacacctcctctccttcttcactTTGGACCAGGGATGGCACAGGTAGGGATGCTGTCGGAAGACTTGCTTAGTCTCTGCCGTTTTGGTCGGACTGGATGCACGTTTGGGTGGAATATCAGATGGATTTTGGAGCTCTTGGACGGATCTGGAAATAGCGATTCTCATCTGGCTGCAGAGCGTCTGTCGTCCGGGGAGGACCGGGTGCCTGCTGGAGCTGCGGAGACGCTCACAGAAATCGGCAGGAGAGTGAAACAGGAGGCCTCTGATAACGAAGCACTGTATTGCAGGCCGCAGGCGGCGCCATCCCACTCTTTTTCCCTACAGTGGCTCATTCATAGAGAGCTGCATTGTATCATGGCTGCAAGGTGTGAAGGGGAATATAATACATGTGATTTTCACAGCCAGCATCTTGCTGTATTGTATGGACACAGCAGGTCTGCATCAGGACAGACTCTGTTTGGGCAGCATTCTATGCACTgacccaccccctcccctcaccctcctcttttAATTCTTAACCAGGAAGATTTAACGCGTAGACTCAGGCTGGGATCCAGAGCGTTAGCCTCCACACTCCCCGCGTAAACAGTGCCCAGCCCGGCCCTACGTCAGGCCCAGCTGAGAGGATTACACGCCCCCCTGGTGAAGACAGGCTTAATGCGGCCTCATTAGCCAAACACAATGATGCGTCCACCTCCGAGGCAAGATAACGGACCGCTCGGCCAGACTTGAAACGCAGCGCGAGGCCTCGCAGGCCTGGGGGTTGAAATGTGCAACATGGGCATCTGCTGAAATGTGAAGTTCAAGAcaataaatcaatcatttaGCAAATTATTCCCAACTTTGTTTCTTTTAGAGTccaatgtgtgtgttgtatcaAGGAAAACAATCTATTTATTGATGAAGTGAGTAcgttaaatgaatttaaaaggCTGAAAAAGAGTGTGAGTTAAGTTGTAGAGAACAAAAGGGACCAAAAACAGACAATTCAGGTCTATTTTACTTTTTACTGCCATTTTATGCTGGTAATGGAAAATGTCAGACTTGAATCGTGAGCTTCTGAGGAGGGTCTTTGGTTATTTTATCCTCTCACTGGGGGTGCCACAGGCTTCTAATTGTATTCAATTTGTCTATCCTGCAGACTCCAGTGAGACGGACTAATGAGGCAGAAGTCCAGGCTGCAAGAAATGGCGCATTTCTTTGAAAATTAGGAATCATTTCACTGATAATAAGAGGCTAAATTAGTCTTCCAAGTCTTTTATCACCCATGCAGCCTCAGATTTGGTGGATCAGTGGGATCATTTTGGGTTCTTGCACACCAACTGCCCTGCTGTCATCATGATCCTAGGCGTCTCTTCAAAGCAGacgggatggggtgggggtgcatTTAGTTGTAATTAGCCCCAATTATTAACTGGAACTAGACTGAGAGCTGTCAGACACCGTGATACTTGTGTCTGTCCTAAATGGCTCGTTCAAGGCGGCAGATAATCAAAACAACGCCTGAACAAGagcctgctctgctgcagcggcGATGCTTTAATGTCTAATTAAATAGCGTGAACTGGTTAGACCCAGACATTAGATTATTTGGAGCAGAGAGCGGAGATAAAATGCTTCCCTAAAACAGACAAATCTTTTTAGCCTTAATTGTAATTGATGGAGAAAAATTACAATTTTGCCCTCCAACACACACGCTTTAAGTGGAGTAACTTTCGGCAGCCTGGGCCTCTCGGCtcgctccttttctctcctttttgcTCGTCTGGGACTTGATTCGAATTCAAAAGGATCTGCTGCTTTGAAGATAAGCACCGCAGTTCTGCCATAAACAATGATTGTGCTCTTTCTTTCCTGTGGCGTGATTTATTTAAAGTATTATGCTGTAAGGATTTGGGGAGGTTTTCCTGGCAGGTCGGAAGCGTACGTACCCAATTTGCATCTACTTTATTAGATACTTGAGATTTgggaaaacatgaaaaacacacgAGCTGCAGATGAATCTAAACTGACCTTAAAGGTATTTTTAGTAGAATATTAATGGATCTGATAAAAATAAGCATTATCAGAGGGCTCCTCGTGCTTTTCTCACTCTTCCACCCCTCATAACTGAGGCCCGAGCAGCCGTCTAACGTGGCAAAGGGGGATTTTGTGCAGCAACACAATGCTCATAGTCCggcgcacacactcacaaacataTGTTTCCTTTGATAAAGTGTTTTTATACCAGCAGAAATTCTATGGTAGCCTCCCTTAAGACAATATCTGCGTGAAATACCAAGTTATTTATAGAGAGGGTGCCATTTTGACTTCAGAAAATAAACACCAGCGTGACAGAGAGTTCAAATATAAGAGGCCTGTTATATAACAAAAGGTCTGCGAGGGgcaaaaactgttgttttttggggCTCAAAATGTGCTACGTTGCTTTCAAACCCTCCAGACTCTGAAGTCCTTTTAAACAGGGAAAGTGTGAATACTGGGAGGGTGGGCGATGAGACGTCTCATCAAATTCAGATTAAATCACAGCAATTTCCTTATCAAAGCATAAACATTTCTCATTAGGCCACTTTAGCTGTATATACGTACTTCCTTGTGATTGTATTCCAAAAGAAGTgtgtgggaggaggggagggggctctTTTGAACATCCACACCAGGATACAGCTGCCTATGACTAATTTCAATCTCCCCTTCTCCTGCCGAAGCAACACTTTTCACAGCGAACGCACACACACCGCTGGgcatctgtttcctgttttcattctttgagttatcttattttcctcatttccccCTCACCTGTTACAGTTCACGTTCCTTCCATCACGCCATTCTGGCCAGTATCGCTCAAAGGCGTCGGCTGCACGACAGCAGCGATTAATCACCGCTGCGGACTTCACGCCGCAGTTGGAAGGGTGAGACAATGAAGAAAGGTTAAAATGACAGAACGTCTGAATTCTGCTTTGATTTTTATTATAAAATCCACACATCAAAGGCTTTTTCATTGCCACGTTACTGTACATGCGCATTGGCCTTTTGGCCTCCTCACACTTATGAGCTGTAATATTGCACCAGTTTCTCGTCGGTGGGTTTAAGAATCTTCTTATCTGCCATGTTGACGACCCAGCCTGGAGACAGTCCAAAGAAGATCTGTCGAACATCCTTCCTCATGGAGAGCATGTGATAGAGTTCATCCTTTGAAATGTCTGGTAGGACATATCCGTACTTCCGTGCGAGGGCTAGCCGCGCCTCCCGGATTTGCTCGGGGTCGGCCAAGTAACCCCGGTTTTCTGCACCTCTGTAATACGGGACCATGTCCTCCCCCGGGAACATTCTTTTTGGAATTGGCTGCCCTCGCAAAAAGAACGGGACGGGCTTGATGAGAATACCTTCAATAAAAGAGATTATAGAAACATTACGGAGTGTACATAAGATAGCTGTGAGGGCATGAGGTTGGTCATTTCTTAGTTACCGAGACTTATGGGGTCATAGAAGCTCGTAGTGATGACGCCTCCGTTTCTCTCAATAGCAGCTATTGCTCCTTCAGAGGCTCTCTGGACCTCAATGTTGATCTTTGCAGCAAAAATATCAGCACCCTGGAACAGAAAGTGCACATGAAAGCTGACCTCATGACAGTGAGGGATGAAAACAACTTGACGTTTCAAGACCACAAAACTACTTTAtggcgccccctactggcaTAATTTTATACAAGAGGAGTTTCGGACTTTTTTTAACCTCCTTTAAAAAGCTTTATTCGTTTCACCTGAGTGTAAAATGTCAAAAGAGACCGATGAGACTCATCAGAGGCATGGAGCCAGTATTATCAATCAGAAAAGTCCTTTCTATCAGATGCACCCTCTACCTCATCAACAAGTTGGACACCGTAGTCTCTCTTCAGAGGCTGGACTGTCACTCCTCTGGCATTGACCAGCTGTGTCAAGTCGATGGGCTGGTTCGGGTCCACCCGTCCCAGATCGATCAGGTACTGCAGTCGTTTCAATGACAGAGGCTGGTACTGAGGGCGACGACTGAGAAGGAGAGCAAACGTCAAAATCAACTGGTGGAGCTGATCTTGGAATTATTttgaaggaggaaggagacgtAAAGAGAAGATAACGCATAACTCAGTAGATCATTTGTTCAAGTAGCCAGATGTGGAAAATATACCAAAAATATTGGGCTGAAAGCCAAATACACCTTTGGATAAAACTTGTTTCTGCATTCGGTGTAAAATGCGATGCAAAATATTTACATAATACAGCAACTCCAAAATCTCTAGTTGCAGCTGCCATTGCGCCTATTTTAAAGGTTTGGAATTGTGACGCACACTTTACTTGACATTAATTTGAACCTTTGAAGGACGTCGATAAGCTCTTGACTTTCATTTACCTATGGCCTTCGTTGTAGCCATATTTTGGAATGATCAAATAAAAAGGAGACTGGCCACCCTCAAAACCAAGCCGGGGTCGGGTTCCTCTCTGCCGCTCGCCTTTATGACCTCGACCGCTTCTGTTGCCACCATGTTGTCCTCTGCCACGCCGTTTTTCCTGCATTTAACAAAGTTGGCGCAAGTGATGTTTGGCATGAATGATCTCAACCAATTTGAAGATGAACGCTTGTCTACAGTAGCCATAGTCAGGCTAGCCGGTTATAGCTTATAGCTTACCGCCTTTTTGGCTCCCGGTTCTGGACGTAAGTTTGCTAACGTGATCCGCGGAAGATTCTGCAAAGCATCCAACGCTTTACTACCAGTTTTCTTTGTAAAAGACATGTTTCAAACGCTCACATGTCAAAGATTGCCAAACCAAGGACACAGCAGTCACGTGACAGAAGTGACCCCGGAAGCACTTGATAGTACAACgttgtgttaaaaataaaagcactgttttCACCTTGTAAtcgatgtgattttttttaaagccgaCTTCAGGACTTCAAGATTTAATGTTAAGCAAacgaaataaaataaaactggtgTTGTTGACATAACACTGTAATTAAATAACTATAACATTTCCTATAACATTCCCCTTTATTTTGTATATTTCTTTGATCCCGATCCCAGGGTTCCGTGCCATTGTTGCGGTATAATCGACATTAAACCGAACATGATAGACCgacgtttcaaacaacaaatcaCTGCACTGTATTTGTAGAGGAAGTTAACAGATAGCCAATCACCGAGCTGGGGAGGCGGGACAATAGTCGGACGCCTTTGTGAGTGAGTGACATGTTAGCCAGTGTCAGCCGCCGGTTTACCGTTTCTACATAATTAAACTTACGAGAAGACCGAAGTTTGACCTCCGCCTTCGTTCGAACTTTGTCCTTCGTTCAATAGACGGTTAACACGGTTAACGTTGGCACAGTTACGGGAGCCGGGAAAACCTTAGCTCCGAGCTAATAAAGGTTGCTAACTTTTACATAGTAGCTGGCTTAGCGCTGCATGTGCGGCAATAACATGTCAGCGCCTTTACCTGCCATTGTGCCTGCTGCCCGAAAAGCTACAGCTGCGGTGAGTTCCCCCCCCCAGCGAATTAATGTCTGAAAAGTTAAGGTTAGAAAAAGTTGTGCAGGAAAAGCTGTTGTTTATCTTTTGTAGCAACTGACCGGAACCGCACTTGTGTTTGTTCCTAGGTGATATTTCTGCATGGCCTCGGCGATACAGGGTAGGTGAAAGTATGATTTTTCTCTTCGCATCTTTATATTTCATTGTGTTGCATACTTGTGTTTAAATGCGTTTTGTTTTGCCACCATATCAGGCATGGTTGGGCGGATA is drawn from Takifugu flavidus isolate HTHZ2018 chromosome 17, ASM371156v2, whole genome shotgun sequence and contains these coding sequences:
- the mrpl15 gene encoding 39S ribosomal protein L15, mitochondrial — translated: MSFTKKTGSKALDALQNLPRITLANLRPEPGAKKAEKRRGRGQHGGNRSGRGHKGERQRGTRPRLGFEGGQSPFYLIIPKYGYNEGHSRRPQYQPLSLKRLQYLIDLGRVDPNQPIDLTQLVNARGVTVQPLKRDYGVQLVDEGADIFAAKINIEVQRASEGAIAAIERNGGVITTSFYDPISLGILIKPVPFFLRGQPIPKRMFPGEDMVPYYRGAENRGYLADPEQIREARLALARKYGYVLPDISKDELYHMLSMRKDVRQIFFGLSPGWVVNMADKKILKPTDEKLVQYYSS